ATGTTCGACCGAGCGGATGACGCCGTTCTCACGGTCGGTGTCGAGTTCGTCCCAGCGCGCTTCCTGGCTGAAGGCGACCTGGGTCGGGATGCCACCGGGAGCGGCACGATAGAAGTTGCGAACGGTCTCGCTGTTGGTGCGGGTGATATCCCAGCGATCGATCGCCTCGCCCAGCGTCTCGGCATGAACGGTCGGGCAATCGCGATTCAGCAGGCCACCCTTGTCGAGTTCGCCGAGGATCGACATGATGCCGCCGGCGCGGTGGACGTCTTCCATATGAACATCGCTCTTGGCGGGGGCGACCTTCGACAGGCACGGCACGCGGCGCGACAGCGCATCGATATCGGCCATAGTGAAATCGATCTCGCCTTCATGGGCGGCGGCAAGAATGTGCAGGACCGTATTGGTCGAGCCGCCCATGGCGATGTCGAGCGTCATGGCATTCTCGAAGGCCTGCTTGGAGGCAATGGTGCGCGGCAGCGCCTTGACGTCATCCTGCTCGTAATAGCGGCGGGCGAGATCGACAATTAGATGACCGGCCTCGACGAAAAGCCGCTTGCGGTCGAGATGGGTGGCAAGCGTCGAGCCGTTGCCGGGCAGCGACAGGCCGAGGGCTTCCGTCAGGCAGTTCATCGAATTGGCAGTGAACATGCCGGAGCAGGAGCCGCAGGTCGGACAGGCGGAGCGTTCGATGGTCTGGACGTCCTCGTCGCTGATCTTGTCATCGGCTGCGGCGACCATGGCATCGACGAGGTCGAGCGCATGCGTCTTGCCGTGCAGCACGACCTTGCCGGCTTCCATCGGACCGCCCGAGACGAAGACGGTCGGGATATTGAGGCGCAGCGACGCCATCAGCATGCCGGGAGTGATCTTGTCGCAGTTGGAGATGCAAACCATGGCGTCGGCGCAATGGGCATTGACCATGTATTCGACGCTGTCAGCGATAAGCTCACGCGAGGGCAGCGAATAAAGCATGCCGTCATGGCCCATGGCGATACCGTCATCGACGGCGATCGTGTTGAATTCCTTGGCAACACCGCCGGCCGCTTCGATCTCGCGGGCAACGAGCTGGCCAAGGTCCTTCAGGTGCACATGGCCGGGCACGAACTGGGTGAAGGAATTCACCACCGCGATGATCGGCTTGCCGAAATCCGAATCCTTCATGCCCGTGGCGCGCCAAAGGCCGCGGGCGCCCGCCATGTTGCGGCCATGGGTCGTGGTTCTGGAACGGTAAACTGGCATCGGTGTCTTCCTCAACGTGTCGGAATTATCAGGCGAAGCCGGGCGGCATAGAGCCTGCGGGCCGGGCAAACGCTGCTTTTTGGAATTGTCCTAATCCAATCGACGGGGGCTGTCACTACCGGGAAGCCCAAATCCGGTACGCCGGGGAGAAGCGCCATGAGGCCCATCGATCATATACGTTTCGACGCGACGTTTTGTTACAGCCTATTCCATCACGGCCGAACACAAAAAATTGGCTTCCCGTCAGCAATATTCAAGGCTTAGACACTAATCTCAACATGCCGGCGGTTCGTTTAAGGGCTATATTTCAGAATATCCGCCGAGGAGGTTTCGACATGCCAAGCTATCGCCCACCGAAGATCGCGTCATCGGAGATTACGCCGCGCCAGATCTATGTGCGCCGCCGTGAATTCCTCGGCGCGGCAGCGCTTGGCGCCATGGCGCTCTACAGCGCCGGCAAGGCGAGTGCTGCGGCCCTCTCCGCCGTTGAGAGCAAGTACAAGGTCGACGAGAAGGCGACGCCGATCAAGGACGTCACGACCTACAATAATTTCTATGAGTTCGGCCTCGACAAGGGCGATCCCGCAGCTCTTTCCGGCGATTTCAAGCCGCTGCCCTGGACGATCAAGGTCGACGGCATGGTCAACAAGCCAGGCACCTTCGACCTCGAGGCGCTGATGAAGGAATTCCCGATCGAGGAGCGCACCTACCGGATGCGCTGCGTCGAGGCCTGGTCGATGGTCATCCCGTGGGACGGCTTTCCGCTGGCATCGCTGCTCGACAAAGTCGAGCCACTCGGCAGCGCCAAGTACGTCGCCTTCGAAACCGTCGTGCGGCCGGAGGAGATGCCGGGTCAGAAGGGCTTCTTCCAGTCGCTTGACTGGCCCTATGTCGAGGGTCTGCGCCTCGACGAGGCGCGCCATCCGCTGACGCTGCTGGCCGTCGGGCTCTATGGCGAAACGCTACCGAACCAGAACGGCGCGCCGATCCGCCTCGTCGTGCCGTGGAAATACGGTTTCAAGGGTATCAAGTCGATCGTCAGGATCACACTCACCGACCAGCAACCGAAGAATACCTGGCAGGTCACCAATCCGCAGGAATACGGCTTCTATGCCAACGTCAATCCAGCGGTCGACCATCCGCGCTGGAGCCAGGCGACCGAACGGCGCATTGGCGAAAGCGGCTTCTTCGGCGCGAGCCGCCATCCCACCCTGCCCTTCAACGGATATGCCGACGAGGTGGCAAGCCTTTATGCCGGCATGGATCTGAAGGCGAATTTCTGATGGCGGAACTGTCGCTCGCCATCCCGAAGCGCTGGCTGCCCGCCTCCGTCTGGCTGCTTTATGTCGTCGGGCTCGTGCCCGCAGCCTGGACTTTCTATCTCGGCGCGACCGATCAGCTCGGCGCCGATCCGGTCAAGACCTTCGAA
The nucleotide sequence above comes from Rhizobium indicum. Encoded proteins:
- the ilvD gene encoding dihydroxy-acid dehydratase, with the translated sequence MPVYRSRTTTHGRNMAGARGLWRATGMKDSDFGKPIIAVVNSFTQFVPGHVHLKDLGQLVAREIEAAGGVAKEFNTIAVDDGIAMGHDGMLYSLPSRELIADSVEYMVNAHCADAMVCISNCDKITPGMLMASLRLNIPTVFVSGGPMEAGKVVLHGKTHALDLVDAMVAAADDKISDEDVQTIERSACPTCGSCSGMFTANSMNCLTEALGLSLPGNGSTLATHLDRKRLFVEAGHLIVDLARRYYEQDDVKALPRTIASKQAFENAMTLDIAMGGSTNTVLHILAAAHEGEIDFTMADIDALSRRVPCLSKVAPAKSDVHMEDVHRAGGIMSILGELDKGGLLNRDCPTVHAETLGEAIDRWDITRTNSETVRNFYRAAPGGIPTQVAFSQEARWDELDTDRENGVIRSVEHPFSKDGGLAVLKGNLAIDGCIVKTAGVDESILKFSGPARVFESQDSSVKAILANEVKAGDVVVIRYEGPKGGPGMQEMLYPTSYLKSKGLGKACALITDGRFSGGTSGLSIGHASPEAANGGTIGLVREGDMIDIDIPNRTISLRVSETELAARRAEQDAKGWYPVEVRKRNVTTALKAYAAFATSADRGAVRDLNAR
- the msrP gene encoding protein-methionine-sulfoxide reductase catalytic subunit MsrP, which translates into the protein MPSYRPPKIASSEITPRQIYVRRREFLGAAALGAMALYSAGKASAAALSAVESKYKVDEKATPIKDVTTYNNFYEFGLDKGDPAALSGDFKPLPWTIKVDGMVNKPGTFDLEALMKEFPIEERTYRMRCVEAWSMVIPWDGFPLASLLDKVEPLGSAKYVAFETVVRPEEMPGQKGFFQSLDWPYVEGLRLDEARHPLTLLAVGLYGETLPNQNGAPIRLVVPWKYGFKGIKSIVRITLTDQQPKNTWQVTNPQEYGFYANVNPAVDHPRWSQATERRIGESGFFGASRHPTLPFNGYADEVASLYAGMDLKANF